In the genome of Cryptomeria japonica chromosome 8, Sugi_1.0, whole genome shotgun sequence, one region contains:
- the LOC131031183 gene encoding putative cyclin-B3-1 isoform X2 has product MDSSTQGKFGVENRVQKKATGAPGKVVTRANTRARRVLCDIGNVGGRPARQSNEADDVQAEKSKKKNLVGDRPVPRKFGINLTNNSSARVSSSSLNKDGKGNVRQKVAAKSIKLSASVKTHKPLVVRLSGSHKSAIGKPPRVSNVDISGKPPRASTVGFSGKPPRVSNLDGSAKCTLNSEVHDRPSTSALTTKFSAKQASSSADSVPQKPPIPSNDYISGKGNSDEARVKKVLPPNARVISRKILPADASKRKVKPQTAFTSALTTKLKVHPAKAKVVSGRIKPPDASKRKGKMRKSFTSTLTARSEAFLGPSQPERIERELPNIDESDNENQLAVADYVNDIYNFYWDVEARKCPSSSYMSSQLDINPKMRAILVDWLIDVHLKFELMPETLFLMTNILDRFLSIHVITRKDFQLVGLTALLIASKYEEIWPPKVEDLLEISKNSYTHDQMLSMEKLMLNKLRFNLTVPTPYVFLKRFLKAAQADEELENLSFYLIELCLVEYESLQWKPSMLAASVTCIAQHVLKREPPWTRLLQKHAHYIESELKECATMVARFHLRAEKNDLQVVRKKYLGSDFKCVAKLPCVTYLP; this is encoded by the exons ATGGATTCCTCTACG CAAGGCAAATTTGGTGTGGAGAATAGGGTGCAGAAGAAGGCTACAGGTGCTCCCGGAAAAG TGGTGACAAGGGCTAATACACGGGCCAGAAGAGTTTTATGTGACATTGGGAATGTGGGAGGTCGTCCTGCAAGGCAATCCAATGAAGCTGATGATGTTCAGGCAGA GAAGTCTAAAAAGAAGAACCTGGTTGGTGATAGGCCAGTGCCAAG GAAATTTGGGATCAATCTCACAAACAATAGTAGTGCAAGGGTATCTTCGTCTTCACTG AACAAAGATGGAAAGGGAAACGTGAGACAAAAAGTGGCTGCAAAATCAATTAAGCTGTCAGCATCAGTTAAAACACATAAGCCTCTTGTTGTCCGGCTTTCAGGTAGTCATAAGTCAGCAATTGGGAAACCGCCCAGGGTTTCAAATGTTGATATTTCAGGTAAACCACCAAGGGCATCTACCGTTGGTTTCTCAGGTAAGCCACCCAGGGTTTCAAACCTTGATGGTTCCGCTAAATGCACCTTGAATTCAGAAGTGCATGATAGGCCTTCGACATCAGCATTGACTACCAAGTTCTCAGCAAAACAAGCATCAAGTTCTGCTGACTCTGTTCCTCAGAAGCCACCAATACCTTCGAATGATTACATCTCTGGCAAGGGCAATTCTGATGAGGCCAGGGTGAAGAAGGTATTGCCACCTAATGCTAGGGTAATCTCAAGAAAAATTCTGCCAGCTGATGCTTCAAAGAGGAAAGTCAAGCCTCAAACAGCTTTTACATCAGCATTGACTACCAAGTTGAAGGTGCACCCAGCTAAGGCTAAGGTGGTCTCAGGAAGAATTAAGCCACCTGATGCCTCAAAGAGGAAGGGCAAAATGCGAAAATCCTTTACATCAACATTGACGGCTAGAAGTGAG GCTTTTCTTGGACCTAGTCAGCCAGAGAGAATTGAAAGGGAGTTACCCAACATTGAtgaatctgataatgaaaatcagCTAGCTGTAGCTGATTATGTTAATGACATTTACAATTTTTATTGGGATGTAGAG GCACGCAAATGCCCATCATCCAGCTACATGTCAAGTCAACTTGACATTAATCCAAAGATGCGAGCTATACTTGTTGACTGGCTTATTGAT GTCCATTTGAAGTTTGAACTGATGCCAGAAACTCTTTTTCTCATGACAAATATATTGGATAGATTTCTTTCTATCCATGTGATCACAAGAAAGGATTTTCAGTTAGTTGGTTTGACAGCGTTGTTAATTGCTTCCAAATATGAAGAGATCTGGCCTCCTAAG GTTGAAGATTTACTAGAGATATCAAAGAATTCATATACACATGATCAAATGCTTTCCATG GAGAAGTTGATGCTTAACAAGTTAAGATTCAATTTGACTGTTCCTACACCATATGTTTTCTTGAAAAGATTCCTCAAGGCTGCTCAAGCTGATGAAGAG CTGGAGAATCTGTCGTTCTATCTCATTGAGCTCTGTCTTGTTGAATATGAATCATTGCAATGGAAACCATCCATGCTTGCAGCCTCAGTTACATGTATAGCCCAGCATGTCTTGAAGAGGGAGCCACCTTGGACAAGATTACTCCAAAAACATGCACACTACATTGAATCAGAGTTGAA GGAGTGTGCTACCATGGTTGCAAGATTTCATTTGAGAGCAGAGAAAAATGATTTGCAAGTCGTTCGTAAGAAATATTTAGGTTCAGATTTTAAGTGTGTAGCGAAGTTACCATGTGTGACCTACTTACCATGA
- the LOC131031183 gene encoding putative cyclin-B3-1 isoform X1: MDSSTQGKFGVENRVQKKATGAPGKVVTRANTRARRVLCDIGNVGGRPARQSNEADDVQAEKSKKKNLVGDRPVPRKFGINLTNNSSARVSSSSLQNKDGKGNVRQKVAAKSIKLSASVKTHKPLVVRLSGSHKSAIGKPPRVSNVDISGKPPRASTVGFSGKPPRVSNLDGSAKCTLNSEVHDRPSTSALTTKFSAKQASSSADSVPQKPPIPSNDYISGKGNSDEARVKKVLPPNARVISRKILPADASKRKVKPQTAFTSALTTKLKVHPAKAKVVSGRIKPPDASKRKGKMRKSFTSTLTARSEAFLGPSQPERIERELPNIDESDNENQLAVADYVNDIYNFYWDVEARKCPSSSYMSSQLDINPKMRAILVDWLIDVHLKFELMPETLFLMTNILDRFLSIHVITRKDFQLVGLTALLIASKYEEIWPPKVEDLLEISKNSYTHDQMLSMEKLMLNKLRFNLTVPTPYVFLKRFLKAAQADEELENLSFYLIELCLVEYESLQWKPSMLAASVTCIAQHVLKREPPWTRLLQKHAHYIESELKECATMVARFHLRAEKNDLQVVRKKYLGSDFKCVAKLPCVTYLP; this comes from the exons ATGGATTCCTCTACG CAAGGCAAATTTGGTGTGGAGAATAGGGTGCAGAAGAAGGCTACAGGTGCTCCCGGAAAAG TGGTGACAAGGGCTAATACACGGGCCAGAAGAGTTTTATGTGACATTGGGAATGTGGGAGGTCGTCCTGCAAGGCAATCCAATGAAGCTGATGATGTTCAGGCAGA GAAGTCTAAAAAGAAGAACCTGGTTGGTGATAGGCCAGTGCCAAG GAAATTTGGGATCAATCTCACAAACAATAGTAGTGCAAGGGTATCTTCGTCTTCACTG CAGAACAAAGATGGAAAGGGAAACGTGAGACAAAAAGTGGCTGCAAAATCAATTAAGCTGTCAGCATCAGTTAAAACACATAAGCCTCTTGTTGTCCGGCTTTCAGGTAGTCATAAGTCAGCAATTGGGAAACCGCCCAGGGTTTCAAATGTTGATATTTCAGGTAAACCACCAAGGGCATCTACCGTTGGTTTCTCAGGTAAGCCACCCAGGGTTTCAAACCTTGATGGTTCCGCTAAATGCACCTTGAATTCAGAAGTGCATGATAGGCCTTCGACATCAGCATTGACTACCAAGTTCTCAGCAAAACAAGCATCAAGTTCTGCTGACTCTGTTCCTCAGAAGCCACCAATACCTTCGAATGATTACATCTCTGGCAAGGGCAATTCTGATGAGGCCAGGGTGAAGAAGGTATTGCCACCTAATGCTAGGGTAATCTCAAGAAAAATTCTGCCAGCTGATGCTTCAAAGAGGAAAGTCAAGCCTCAAACAGCTTTTACATCAGCATTGACTACCAAGTTGAAGGTGCACCCAGCTAAGGCTAAGGTGGTCTCAGGAAGAATTAAGCCACCTGATGCCTCAAAGAGGAAGGGCAAAATGCGAAAATCCTTTACATCAACATTGACGGCTAGAAGTGAG GCTTTTCTTGGACCTAGTCAGCCAGAGAGAATTGAAAGGGAGTTACCCAACATTGAtgaatctgataatgaaaatcagCTAGCTGTAGCTGATTATGTTAATGACATTTACAATTTTTATTGGGATGTAGAG GCACGCAAATGCCCATCATCCAGCTACATGTCAAGTCAACTTGACATTAATCCAAAGATGCGAGCTATACTTGTTGACTGGCTTATTGAT GTCCATTTGAAGTTTGAACTGATGCCAGAAACTCTTTTTCTCATGACAAATATATTGGATAGATTTCTTTCTATCCATGTGATCACAAGAAAGGATTTTCAGTTAGTTGGTTTGACAGCGTTGTTAATTGCTTCCAAATATGAAGAGATCTGGCCTCCTAAG GTTGAAGATTTACTAGAGATATCAAAGAATTCATATACACATGATCAAATGCTTTCCATG GAGAAGTTGATGCTTAACAAGTTAAGATTCAATTTGACTGTTCCTACACCATATGTTTTCTTGAAAAGATTCCTCAAGGCTGCTCAAGCTGATGAAGAG CTGGAGAATCTGTCGTTCTATCTCATTGAGCTCTGTCTTGTTGAATATGAATCATTGCAATGGAAACCATCCATGCTTGCAGCCTCAGTTACATGTATAGCCCAGCATGTCTTGAAGAGGGAGCCACCTTGGACAAGATTACTCCAAAAACATGCACACTACATTGAATCAGAGTTGAA GGAGTGTGCTACCATGGTTGCAAGATTTCATTTGAGAGCAGAGAAAAATGATTTGCAAGTCGTTCGTAAGAAATATTTAGGTTCAGATTTTAAGTGTGTAGCGAAGTTACCATGTGTGACCTACTTACCATGA